One Brassica napus cultivar Da-Ae chromosome C2, Da-Ae, whole genome shotgun sequence DNA window includes the following coding sequences:
- the LOC125582201 gene encoding uncharacterized protein LOC125582201: protein MLRERDEMLKQAKEHLLKTQAAMKNSADKHRRDLQFSVGSSVFLKLRPYQQKTLAKTFCQKLSAKYYGPFTVLERIGAVAYRLQLPADCKIHPVFHVSQLKPVLGKDHTVTTLPVSFSENDEVILQPEKITSLRYDSEGHLEALIQWKGLPEHESSWLRVRDVHRDFPEFELEDKLSLIVGGGDVLISHGESIIVRRSMKRKVFKQERTSQLTWTIWSQINNGYGLLQAVTDVR from the coding sequence ATGTTAAGGGAACGTGATGAGATGTTGAAGCAAGCAAAGGAACATTTACTGAAAACACAGGCAGCTATGAAGAATAGTGCAGACAAGCACAGGCGTGACTTGCAGTTTTCTGTGGGTTCTTCAGTTTTCCTTAAGCTCCGACCCTATCAACAGAAGACGTTGGCTAAGACATTTTGTCAGAAGCTTTCGGCAAAATATTATGGGCCTTTTACGGTATTGGAACGCATAGGAGCAGTGGCTTATCGCTTGCAATTACCTGCAGACTGTAAGATTCACCCGGTATTTCATGTTTCCCAATTGAAACCGGTGTTGGGAAAGGATCATACGGTGACTACACTACCAGTGTCTTTCTCAGAGAATGATGAAGTTATCTTACAGCCTGAGAAGATAACAAGTTTGCGCTATGATTCAGAGGGACATTTGGAAGCATTGATTCAATGGAAAGGTTTGCCAGAGCATGAATCTTCGTGGTTACGTGTACGGGATGTGCATAGAGATTTTCCAGAGTTCGAGCTTGAGGACAAGCTCAGTCTTATTGTGGGGGGGGGGGACGTATTGATAAGCCATGGAGAGTCTATTATCGTAAGAAGAAGCATGAAGAGAAAAGTATTCAAGCAGGAAAGAACGTCACAGCTGACGTGGACAATATGGAGTCAGATCAATAACGGTTATGGGTTGTTACAGGCAGTTACAGACGTTAGATAA
- the LOC125581912 gene encoding RNA pseudouridine synthase 7-like: MQDEAVDSSDSMNVPDIVLQSSSPKLSQKQDYIFHGGRRHVRPYYFEFIAHVGTVKSGRIKVDGETVPASYIVKSSQKITHFLHRHEPPVMTDDVEILLKEPDVVTVCKPASIPVHPCGQYRKNTVVGILDAEHNLGPLFPIHRLDRLVSGLLIIARTAAKADFFRQQIEGGLVKKRYIAKVIGVFPEDEKVVDANINYNGSEGRSTAEDASSSGDDKKVKGKPACTKFTRIDTNGTHSLVLCEPVTGRTHQIRVHLQYTGHPIANDPLYLTQHVDDLETKIAKRIDAGERKLVSPEDYMYSSEDFSIDPMCTNCPKLIPQGYEEHDEALWLHCVRYSGTGWEYECPYPSWASLTLPFS; encoded by the exons ATGCAAGATGAGGCCGTAGACTCTTCAGACAGCATGAATGTTCCCGACATAGTTTTGCAGTCATCATCTCCCAAACTCTCACAGAAGCAAGACTACATCTTCCACGGAGGGAGACGTCATGTGAGGCCGTACTACTTCGAGTTCATCGCTCAT GTTGGTACTGTTAAAAGTGGAAGAATCAAAGTTGATGGAGAAACTGTACCAGCTTCTTATATTGTCAAATCTTCCCAAAAGATCACTCATTTCCTCCACAG GCATGAGCCACCGGTGATGACTGATGATGTAGAGATCCTTCTTAAAGAACCTGATGTTGTTACTGTCTGCAAGCCAGCTTCTATCCCT GTGCATCCGTGTGGTCAATACCGTAAGAACACGGTTGTTGGAATCCTTGATGCTGAGCATAACCTTGGCCCTCTATTTC CTATTCACCGATTAGACCGTTTGGTTTCTGGATTGCTCATCATAGCAAGGACTGCAGCAAAGGCTGATTTTTTCAGGCAACAG ATAGAGGGTGGATTGGTGAAGAAACGCTATATTGCAAAGGTTATTGGCGTGTTTCCAGAAGATGAG AAAGTGGTCGACgccaatataaattataatggCAGCGAAGGAAGAAGCACAGCAGAG GACGCCAGTTCGAGTGGTGATGATAAGAAGGTGAAGGGGAAGCCCGCATGCACCAAGTTCACTAGAATCGATACAAATGGGACTCATAGCCTCGTCTTGTGTGAACCAGTGACAGGGAGAACTCATCAA ATAAGAGTGCATCTACAATATACAGGGCATCCCATAGCGAATGACCCGCTTTATCTAACTCAACACGTGGATGATCTTGAGACCAAGATTGCCAAAAGAATTGATGCAGGTGAGAGAAAGCTTGTCTCCCCAGAGGACTATATGTATTCCAGTGAAGATTTCAGCATCGATCCAATGTGCACAAACTGCCCTAAGCTGATCCCACAAGG GTACGAGGAGCATGATGAGGCTCTTTGGTTGCATTGCGTTCGTTACTCTGGAACCGGATGGGAATACGAGTGTCCTTATCCATCTTGGGCTTCCCTTACATTGCCATTTTCTTAG
- the LOC106406882 gene encoding probable RNA methyltransferase At5g51130, whose product MGQDKDDLKKKKRKKRSRSNEKSVELVVANEAKQLQQQEQEKVIANEDNQKPKQQQQANQNPNKKKKKNQESFPFGNYKNYYGYRISNDMDEDPRLKVLKKEWFQGKVCLDIGCNSGVMTIHIANKFGCRSILGVDIDSSRVGDAQWHLRNFVRKQNHAKPGEKKSSSVGGGAAGSQEQSISLSNGEIKTGNRETKDLFQIVSFQKENFVHTRNLDENRYDTILCLSVTKWIHLNWGDDGLITLFSKIWRLLNPGGIFVMEPQPWKSYEKNRRVSETTAMHHRTIVLRPEHFQEILLDKIGFRTVEDLTSSLSGVSKGFDRQILAFQK is encoded by the exons ATGGGTCAGGACAAGGACgacctgaagaagaagaaaaggaagaagaggagtaGAAGCAACGAGAAGAGTGTTGAGCTAGTAGTAGCTAATGAAGCGAAGCAGCTTcaacaacaagaacaagagaaagTGATTGCTAATGAAGATAATCAGAAGCCGAAGCAGCAACAACAAGCGAACCAAAAcccaaacaagaagaagaagaaaaaccaaGAGTCGTTTCCATTCGGAAACTACAAAAACTACTATGGCTATCGA ATAAGCAATGATATGGATGAGGATCCACGGCTTAAAGTGTTGAAGAAAGAATGGTTTCAAGGCAAGGTCTGTCTTGACATCGGCTGCAACAGCGGCGTCATGACTATCCATATTG CTAATAAGTTTGGTTGCCGGAGCATTCTTGGAGTTGATATTGATTCAA GTCGAGTTGGGGATGCTCAATGGCATCTTAGGAATTTTGTTAGGAAGCAGAATCACGCCAAGCCAGGTGAAAAGAAATCTAGTTCAGTGGGAGGGGGTGCAGCTGGTTCACAGGAGCAatctatttctctctctaaTGGTGAGATCAAGACAGGCAACAGAGAAACTAAAGACCTGTTTCAGATTGTGTCGTTTCAGAAAGAGAATTTTGTTCATACCCGAAACCTTGACGAGAATCGTTATGATACAATTCTATG TTTGAGTGTGACAAAGTGGATTCATTTGAACTGGGGTGACGATGGTTTGATCACCTTATTTTCGAAAATCTGGCGCCTTCTTAATCCG GGTGGTATTTTTGTAATGGAACCTCAGCCTTGGAAATCTTATGAAAAGAATCGTCGTGTCTCAGAG ACAACTGCAATGCATCACCGAACCATTGTCTTACGTCCAGAACATTTCCAAGAGATACTTCTTGATAAG ATTGGGTTTAGAACAGTGGAAGATCTTACGTCAAGCTTGTCTGGCGTAAGCAAAGGATTTGATAGACAGATTCTTGCATTCCAGAAATGA